A region of Drosophila mauritiana strain mau12 chromosome 3L, ASM438214v1, whole genome shotgun sequence DNA encodes the following proteins:
- the LOC117141628 gene encoding protein sneaky: protein MFSLLTRPFHPIFCFLYGPQSEGSTRIQCLRRFVTFLLGLVLGFLLWKLAALNFTLGRLFVNRATDLYVFIVFVLVTGTIFMLSLPVRAVILLIFVALVGKSGRTYLRAVAFAFIISGPIANLVENAGEVARVFVCTTVLTYNLSKTRFDLMAKPFTNTLKHMRGDVEEIRHTFYELQEVLVDLKYAVENSDIEDEKYGDKNTKPIYERWGRETKRMNISEIGNGGKELPTSAAVQERFQRNMRNRCKHQLRSGHRVCLEVFRKGYRKCTTNFPSMIGKAICWPYRVDIICELDLFGNPDKICDPSAVVPQNFGETYVELLKAEQQLFDNSSQIEVNYEIKDEQFAKSQLKSAERTGQAFKEDFERQKRIFNKVMGILQKILCLFMLRMVYVSINYYVKYLNDVEFDNFYITKYFKHVDQRRRKQGVDAILPLRTYEKSKYIDVDHIFSRTHQESTTVCFSLLQFLLELVTAGLFILIDHLVVELLQIVRKRSKIVYQQDGEHEVRFNISGVGQMARLLRTTMHNFNIHEKVSTSLSNKECLPNPHVLPKKMYYQLILLYLFIIVLIYQSTTFLRMRRVICSFFYYKREKQRILFLYNRILRNRLRSLEFLIYDAEDNLATHRIQQQVNVFLWLRFSCPVVFGWIRHFKFAKRTCMICRGLEDSTFTVCVNCGLPYCDDCAEDLNSVCFQCGVVLTRVAEGSESSVEVYTYRKEK from the exons ATGTTTTCCCTTTTAACTCGGCCATTTCATCCGatcttttgctttttgtatGGACCTCAGAGCGAGGGAAGTACCCGGATCCAATGTCTTCGGCGCTTTGTTACCTTCCTACTGGGACTCGTATTGGGCTTCCTCCTCTGGAAGCTGGCGGCCCTGAACTTTACCCTGGGTCGCCTGTTCGTGAACCGAGCCACCGACCTCTACGTCTTTATAGTCTTTGTCCTGGTGACCGGAACGATCTTCATGCTTAGCCTCCCAGTTCGTGCCGTAATCCTGCTGATCTTCGTGGCATTGGTAGGAAAATCTGGAAGGACATATTTACGTGCAGTGGCCTTTGCCTTTATAATATCCGGACCTATAGCCAACCTGGTGGAAAATGCGGGCGAGGTTGCCCGTGTATTTGTCTGCACTACAGTGCTGACCTACAATCTATCCAAAACCCGGTTCGATTTGATGGCCAAGCCGTTTACAAACACCCTGAAGCATATGCGAGGAGATGTGGAGGAGATACGACATACCTTTTACGAATTACAAGAGGTCCTAGTGGATCTTAAGTATGCCGTGGAAAATTCGGACATTGAAGACGAGAAATACGGcgacaaaaacacaaaacccaTCTATGAAAGATGGGGCAGAGAAACGAAGAGGATGAACATAAGTGAAATTGGAAATGGAGGTAAGGAGCTACCAACTTCAGCGGCGGTTCAGGAGCGTTTTCAACGGAATATGAGAAATAGGTGCAAGCATCAGCTAAGAAGTGGCCATCGCGTGTGCCTGGAGGTTTTTCGAAAGGGTTACAGAAAATGTACAACCAATTTTCCCTCAATGATAGGTAAGGCCATCTGTTGGCCCTACAGGGTGGATATTATCTGCGAGCTAGACCTCTTTGGCAATCCGGATAAGATATGCGACCCATCCGCGGTGGTGCCACAAAACTTTGGGGAGACTTACGTGGAGTTACTGAAGGCCGAACAGCAACTCTTTGACAACAGCTCACAGATAGAGGTGAACTATGAAATAAAGGACGAACAGTTCGCCAAGAGTCAACTGAAGTCCGCTGAGAGGACAGGACAGGCTTTTAAGGAGGACTTTGAACGCCAAAAGCGTATCTTCAATAAAGTCATGGGCATACTTCAGAAGATCCTATGCCTGTTCATGCTGCGGATGGTTTACGTATCCATCAACTACTATGTGAAGTATCTCAACGACGTGGAGTTCGACAACTTCTATATcactaaatattttaagcaCGTGGATCAGCGGCGTAGGAAACAGGGTGTTGATGCCATTTTGCCACTGCGCACCTACGAAAAGTCAAAGTACATTGATGTGGATCACATATTTAGTCGAACCCACCAGGAGTCCACTACGGTTTGCTTTAGCTTGTTACAGTTCCTACTAGAATTAGTCACAGCGGGACTGTTTATATTGATAGACCACTTAGTCGTGGAATTACTTCAGATTGTCCGAAAGCGATCGAAGATCGTTTACCAGCAGGATGGTGAGCATGAAGTCCGATTCAAT ATCAGTGGTGTGGGTCAAATGGCGCGACTGCTGCGCACCACCATGCATAACTTCAACATCCACGAGAAGGTCTCAACCTCGCTGTCCAACAAGGAGTGCCTTCCGAATCCACATGTCCTGCCAAAAAAGATGTACTACCAGTTAATACTGCTGTACCTGTTCATCATAGTGCTGATCTACCAGAGCACAACATTTCTGCGAATGCGGCGAGTAATTTGCAGCTTCTTCTACTACAAGCGTGAGAAACAGCGCATCCTTTTCCTGTATAACCGCATCCTGCGGAATCGGCTTAGATCTTTGGAGTTTCTGATTTACGATGCCGAGGATAACCTGGCCACACATCGCATCCAGCAGCAGGTCAACGTCTTCCTTTGGCTACGGTTCTCATGTCCTGTCGTATTTGGTTGGATACGGCACTTCAAGTTCGCCAAAAGGACCTGCATGATCTGCCGGGGATTGGAGGACTCCACCTTCACGGTTTGCGTCAACTGCGGGCTGCCATATTGCGACGATTGTGCCGAGGATCTCAACAGTGTGTGCTTTCAGTGCGGCGTGGTTCTTACTAGAGTGGCAGAAGGATCTGAAAGCAGCGTAGAAGTGTACACTTACAGGAAGGAAAAATAA